Within Sorghum bicolor cultivar BTx623 chromosome 2, Sorghum_bicolor_NCBIv3, whole genome shotgun sequence, the genomic segment CGAGTAGTATCATGAATAAATTAAACTACTACTTATGTACGAGTAGTATATACAACCACAAATACTAGCTAGATAGTAAGGTTACTTATGTAGATGTCCGAGCAACCACAAATACTAGCTAGATAGTAACGTTTACTATACTCAGGTCAGCACCAGTAACTCGTTAAGCAGGCAGTTCTCGTAGAGAAGGCTGGTTCGTGCTCAGCTTTGGTGGGGATCACTGTACCGGTGTGAGCAACAGAAGATAGAATGGATGAAGCAGAAATTTCTGCAACTGCAGCAACGTCCAATCTGAATCTGCCCTCCGCCTGCCAGTATCGTCCAGCAGACATACAGCGCAACTTGCCACAGCAGTCGCCCCCACGGACAGCACTGCTGGCAGCTGCGGCTGAGGACGAGGAGTACCGCAGGCGCCGGACGGGACGACGCGGAAGACTCCGGCGGTGATGAGGAAGAAGGCGTCCTTGCTGTTGTCCTCGGCCATCGACAGGACACGGCCGCCGATGCCATTGCCGATGCGGCGGCTGCGGCACGGCACGGGGGCTGCTCCAGTGGGGGAGCCATAAATTATGCATACAGGGCCAACTAAAA encodes:
- the LOC110432201 gene encoding uncharacterized protein LOC110432201, yielding MSGTCQHHEKAPVPCRSRRIGNGIGGRVLSMAEDNSKDAFFLITAGVFRVVPSGACGTPRPQPQLPAVLSVGATAVASCAVCLLDDTGRRRADSDWTLLQLQKFLLHPFYLLLLTPVQ